Within the Rosa rugosa chromosome 2, drRosRugo1.1, whole genome shotgun sequence genome, the region ggggatgatcagggggaagaggagatcacgaaaatggggaggatcggcccgtgcaacgccggcacggctgagatccggtcgggtcggttactccgcctggggtcgcttcgatccagctctgggggcaacggcggtgcaaggcagcggcaccaggcgactgggcggcttgcggcgatcacaaggagggccgggtcgtggccggaagacgccggaggacgaagatgggtccgggtcgggtcagtcgggtcggccgcgtgggagaggagagagaacggagaaaatgggggactgttccgcaaaaagaaattgtttcgtccttaaatgaaatttctgattttttttcgatatttatagaaaattcccaaatttcaaaagttcataacttattcatacgaactccgaatattgcgttccacatgtccacgaactcgtatcgacgagctctacaactttcatgaaggaagttttcccaaattttgaacgtataaaaagtcaactttgttgaccccctaaaaacgttcgttttcgaaaataaaatcgttcgaactaattccacacttctccaagcttcgtactcgctcctactatcgtgaaatcatttctaaaaatccacggaatttaatttggattttccggggtattacactgcgatatattattaatatgttacgatgataagtgaaaaagagaattgagcatgcatttctttgaggttatttcacatattaatgctgcaatatattgttggttcaataaggagatgtgactatatgatttattataaaccattcacacggatgaatatatttgtatatatgtgtgtgtgtattgtgcgtatacatatacatatttaagaattcgtatgaacatataaatggttcccggtacatttttacttggttattcactttgatttcctataagacacattaatataagaatgtatgttgtgtacttactgggcttgtgttgctcatgatgctacaccttcttgttttcaggtagcgattagacgcttggggaaaatggggcgattctctaaataaatgaatgttttattttctatcgctttctcaaaagaaataatgtaatatattttgttcagctttagtattgtaaaaataataatttcaatttctaataaaagtattattcagacttatttgcaaattcttttactttaatttatccattgaggaagttttatttgtaataacccacatcacgaattcgggtaccatatttcagtataatattggtctcgggtttggggtgtgacagattggtatcagagctttcgTTCTCTtaagttttgaaaaaaaaaacctttatttttgtaaaacttAACAAGAACGGGGAGGGTTATATTTATATGTGTATTGTTCAAGTTGTGTATAAattcttatttatatatagtCTTTGCATCTTGAAGTTTTAATCATattaatatcattaatattttAGTTTGAATTTTGTTACTTATGTATCTATTTATCAATGATCACTTAACAGTATGGATTATCGATACGTAGAAGCTTTGCGAAGTGATGTCCAATATGAGAATGAGTATTCGGAACTACATGCCAAGGCTAGGCAACTAGCATATAACATGTGTATTGACATCTCCCAAGACAACCCTGGCATTAACCTTGATGATAAGTACTACATGGCAACTTTATATGTTAATGAAGGAATTAATCTATACATGGAAGCTAGATGGATTTTAAGTAATCCCGAAAACATGATGATTCTACATGATGAGGCCATTGCAAATGGGATGCTTAGGACGAAAGATTGGGGACCACCCAATTACCAACAAGTAGCTCAATCTGAAGAGTCAGTAGAATCTCCTAGTGTTAAACATGTCAAAGATGTTGTTGCACCATCATCTtctcatgttcatacacatattAGATCAAAGCCATACATGAGTGTTCGCTCCCATGTGTCTATTCCTTTTGGTTTTATGCCTACTCCTGGTTTAAATAACGGAATGGAGGAAACAGATACCTCTAGTCCTAATGTGGTCCTGGAGAAGGGTAGTTCTTAAAATAAGGGGAGACCCtagaaatttgttgtttgtattttcatttCATGAAAAGATCGTTGTGTTTCAATAATGCTTGTAATCAAGTTGATGTTAGAAAATAGCTCTTAAAAGCCTTTTCTAACCATTGTGTAATTAGTTTTACTATAATTTATGTttataataaaatatttaagAATATTTTGGTTTGGATTATAACCATATAGATCATTTTCTTTAAATTAGGACTATGGCCAATAGAAGAGATCCACCTGTCGATGCAGACAATTTTGTCGAAGCCTTCGCAAGAAGGATGGAGGCAAATCAAGTCGGTGGGAGGCTAGGACGGCTAGTAACATACATAAAGAGTCTAGGGGCAACGAAATTTACTGGAGGGAAACCTCACGAGGCTGAAGAATGGATTTACAATCTGGAAATCCACTTTGAAATGATGGACTGTACCCAAGTAGAGCTACGAAGAGTGGCTACTTGTCTGTTAGAAGGAGATGCTCGTTTCTGGTGGGACACGGTCAAACGTGTCACACTCCCTGCAGCAATGGAACACATGGAATGGGCTGTCTTCAAAgagaaatttctggaaaaatatTTTCCACAAGTTGAGAAAGACAAGAAAGAATTAGAGTTTATTCAACTTACCCAAGGAAAGATGACTGTGATTGAGTATGAGACCAAGTTCACTAAACTTTCTCGTTTTGCTCCACACATGGTAGATACCGATGACAAAAAGGCAAGACGATTCATTGGAGGACTGAACTCCAATATTCGAAGAATGGTCACTCAGCGTGGAATCACGTACGAAGAAGCTGTAGACAAAGCCTTAACtcaagaagaagagaatcaaAAGTACCGCATGGAGAAAGAGCGAGAGAATGGTTTCCGAGGAAAAAGAAGTCATCCAATGTCTAATCAGAAAAGCGAACAACCATGGAAGAAGCATAAAGGGAGAGACTCATCAACTGAAAAAGGAAAGGAGGTGGCAAGAGGGCCAAATTGGTGTTTCAACTGTGGGGAAACGGGACACATGTCTAATGCTTGTCCAAAGCCACGTCGCATTCCAGGATCTTGTTTCAATTGTGGAAAGGTTGGACATTTCTCAAAACAGTGCAATGCACCGAGGCGAAACAATAACCCACCACCTCGTCCTGTCCAGCTAAATGCCATAGCTTGTGAGAACATCGTGATGGAAGGTACGCTGATAGCATATAGTACTCATGCTCATATACTATTTGACACTGGTGCATCCGATTCGCTTATATCTGCTACATTTGTCACAACTTTGGGATTGACACCAAGTGAGCATGATGAAATTTTAACAATCTCAACACCATTAGAAAAATCTACCACCTTAACCAAAGTATGCAAATCATGTCCTATACATGTTCTAGATACAGAATTTCCCATGGACCTCATAGTCATAAACTTGAGGCGATTTGACATAATTCTAGGATTTGATTGGTTAAGCAAATACCCTCATAGGCTGTCGTGAGAAAACCATCACATTCTCTATTCCTGGTCAACCCATTAGAAAAATTCAGTGTGACTTGCCCAAAAAATTCATACCTTCAAAACTTCTTGCCAATGTCGAATTAAAGAGTTCAAAACCTTTAATAGACCAAATCCCTGTGGTGAACTCTTTCAAAGACGTTTTTCAAGAAATCACTCATTTACCTCCAAGTCGAGAAATTGAATTCAGCATTGACCTTATACCTGAAGCCAGACCAATTTCTGTTACTCCCTATAGAATGGCACCAAAAGAATTGAAGGAGTTACAGACGCAAATCAAAGGATTGCTCGATCTCGGATTTATCCGGGCTAGCGCTTCTAGCTGGGGAGCACCTGTTTTGTTCGTGAAGAAGAAAGACGGATCTCTCCGACTATGCATCGACTATCGGCAACTAAACAAGGTGACTATCAAAAATAAGTATCCATTGCCGCGAATCGATGATTTGTTTGATCAACTACGGGGAGCTCGAATATTTTCAAAGATCGACTTGCGCTCTGGGTACCATCAACTTCTGGTCAAGAAGGATGATATCCATAAAACCGCATTTAACACACGGTATGGACAATATGAGTGGTTGGTGATGTCCTTTGGATTAACCAATGCACCAGCCATATTCATGGATTTGATGAACCGAGTGTTCAGTCCATTTCTGGATAAATTCATTATCGTCTTCATCGATGATATTTTGATTTATTCAAAAAGTGAAGCGGATCACACACAACACTTGGAGACAACTTTACAAGTGCTTAGGGAACACAAGTTATGTGCGAAACTTGAGAAGGTTGGTGATTTAGCTTACCGACTAGATCTACCCCAAAACTTATCCAACGTGCACAACGTTTTTCATGTATCTATGCTACGGGAATACAAACCAGACAATTTCCATGTCATCAACCATAGTACCATA harbors:
- the LOC133730874 gene encoding uncharacterized protein LOC133730874, whose protein sequence is MANRRDPPVDADNFVEAFARRMEANQVGGRLGRLVTYIKSLGATKFTGGKPHEAEEWIYNLEIHFEMMDCTQVELRRVATCLLEGDARFWWDTVKRVTLPAAMEHMEWAVFKEKFLEKYFPQVEKDKKELEFIQLTQGKMTVIEYETKFTKLSRFAPHMVDTDDKKARRFIGGLNSNIRRMVTQRGITYEEAVDKALTQEEENQKYRMEKERENGFRGKRSHPMSNQKSEQPWKKHKGRDSSTEKGKEVARGPNWCFNCGETGHMSNACPKPRRIPGSCFNCGKVGHFSKQCNAPRRNNNPPPRPVQLNAIACENIVMEGTLIAYSTHAHILFDTGASDSLISATFVTTLGLTPSEHDEILTISTPLEKSTTLTKVCKSCPIHVLDTEFPMDLIVINLRRFDIILGFDWLSKYPHRLS